In Mytilus edulis chromosome 7, xbMytEdul2.2, whole genome shotgun sequence, a single genomic region encodes these proteins:
- the LOC139480958 gene encoding uncharacterized protein, producing MVYWFRCSIAYMYILVYLSTIIECKFNCSISPYLRDRWYLVNQPRTILRVRRKSVVFKEPGKETLRYKCAESKGNTFLLRIRDYRPGYHGYLCIGFAYIAYHARAEYSLVRLNDPSIGHSLMGPLLYRGDFGPMSLNDVCLGSSVPVYSYLQRTSPGCKFPKVLRHSWSTSIKIAWRVSFTKSDFTLTLMNGTDVLFRCEKRDKHIFQLRASSITSGQDGILCLRIKSIRNDPFYDFEIARMNSGSTEMGMIMTIPRGKPFHMHEDCDWIDSPARSEFLYTLPKA from the exons agtGCAAATTTAACTGTTCCATATCACCCTACCTCAGAGATCGTTGGTATTTAGTCAATCAACCAAGAACAATACTTAGGGTCAGAAGGAAAAGTGTGGTGTTCAAAGAACCTGGCAAAGAAACGTTGAGATATAAGTGTGCTGAAAGCAAAGGAAATACTTTTCTTCTAAG AATTCGAGACTATAGGCCTGGTTATCATGGTTACTTATGTATCGGATTTGCTTACATCGCATATCATGCACGTGCAGAATACAGCCTCGTTCGGCTAAATG ATCCATCTATTGGTCACAGCTTGATGGGTCCATTATTGTACAGAGGAGATTTTGGTCCCATGTCATTAAACGATGTGTGTCTTGGATCATCAGTGCCTGTCTATTCATATCTCCAAAGAACGA GTCCTGGATGTAAGTTTCCGAAGGTACTTCGTCATTCCTGGAGTACTTCTATAAAGATTGCATGGAGAGTGTCTTTTACCAAATCTGATTTCACTCTGACATTAATGAATGGGACAGATGTTTTATTCAGATGTGAAAAAAGAGATAAACATATTTTTCAACTGCG AGCTAGTTCCATAACATCAGGTCAGGATGGAATATTGTGCCTTCGTATTAAATCAATACGTAACGATCCTTTCTATGATTTTGAAATCGCCCGGATGAATA GTGGCAGTACAGAAATGGGAATGATTATGACAATACCACGTGGCAAACCTTTTCACATGCACGAAGATTGTGATTGGATAGACAGTCCTGCTCGTTCGGAGTTCCTTTACACTCTTCCTAAAGCATGA